In Capsicum annuum cultivar UCD-10X-F1 chromosome 11, UCD10Xv1.1, whole genome shotgun sequence, one genomic interval encodes:
- the LOC107846298 gene encoding receptor-like protein 14, with protein MSSLVSLDLSFNCFEGTISSSIFSNLTLLETLRLSHNRYYGLLLFASFVNLSSLEVIDLTNNKFEVDTETPSWVSYFQLVFLDLRNIRLNQNYGHVIPLFIAKQHNLKSLSLSYNSLQGNVPAWLYNNTLFMLSLRNNRLYGGIPVASQFQASTLLMLNVSDNCLGSILPINVHESFPKLLYLNLSHNALGGTLASSFDNLLKITLHWHKELCGPPLKNEYAFLSPPQQHDKEEEEDGKQGGVLVTPKTLADVKGCTLISYDGKVQEGLDRDEESVA; from the exons ATGAGTTCTTTGGTTTCTTTAGATCTTTCTTTCAATTGTTTTGAGGGAACTATTTCTTCATCCATATTCAGCAACCTCACTCTGCTCGAGACTCTTCGTCTTTCACATAATAGGTATTATGGACTTCTTTTGTTTGCATCATTTGTTAACCTCTCCAGTCTTGAAGTCATTGATCTTACAAATAATAAGTTTGAAGTTGATACTGAAACTCCATCTTGGGTTTCATATTTTCAACTTGTGTTCCTTGACTTACGAAATATTAGACTGAACCAGAACTATGGCCATGTAATTCCTTTGTTCATTGCCAAACAACACAATTTGAAGTCCCTGTCTTTGTCCTATAATTCCCTTCAAGGAAATGTTCCCGCTTGGTTGTATAATAATACACTTTTTATGTTGTCTTTGAGAAACAACCGTTTGTATGGTGGAATTCCTGTGGCTTCTCAGTTTCAAGCATCAACTCTTCTAATGCTTAATGTATCAGATAATTGCTTAGGTAGTATACTTCCCATTAACGTGCACGAATCATTTCCAAAattactctatcttaacctgtcaCATAATGCCCTCGGGGGCACCCTTGCTTCATCTTTTGACAATCTGCTAAA AATAACACTTCATTGGCACAAGGAACTCTGTGGACCTCCACTGAAAAATGAGTATGCATTCTTGAGCCCGCCTCAGCAGCATgataaagaagaagaggaagacgGGAAGCAAG GCGGTGTTTTG GTGACACCAAAAACATTAGCTGATGTCAAAGGTTGCACGCTAATCTCATATGACGGAAAAGTACAG gAAGGTTTGGACAGGGATGAAGAATCTGTTGCTTGA
- the LOC107846850 gene encoding 3-ketoacyl-CoA synthase 3-like has translation MDLFSNLFYGLPLYYLLYLIWKIIDRKKHQNCYILDYECHKPTDDRMLSTRFSGEIIWRNKHLGLNEYKFLLKSVVSSGIGEKTYAPRMVFYGREASPTYEDGILEMEEFFHDSIGNLFKRNKISPGEIDVLVVNISMLACMPSMAARIINYYKLREDIKVYNITGMGCSASLISINIIESIFKNEKNKVALMVTSESLSPNWYSGNDRSMILSNCLFRSGGCAVLLTNKMALKNKAMFKLKQLVRTHHGAKDEAYDSCVQREDAQGNIGFHLDKTLPKAATHALVDNLKQIAPLILPVRELLRFSITLFVRKMNWRSTKRGPKPVINFKTGVDHICLHTGGKAVIDGVGANLNLSEYDLEPARMTLHRFGNTSASSLWYVLGYMEAKKRLKKGDKMLMISFGAGFKCNSCLWEVLRDLGDGNVWKDCIDNYPPNTLVNPFLEKFGWLHDHEDPDTFSFPDDYVIS, from the coding sequence ATGGATCTCTTTTCTAATTTGTTCTATGGTCTTCCTTTATACTACCTACTCTATTTGATATGGAAGATTATAGATCGAAAGAAGCACCAAAATTGTTACATTTTGGACTACGAATGTCACAAGCCAACCGATGATAGAATGCTTAGCACAAGATTTTCAGGCGAAATAATTTGGAGGAACAAACACCTTGGCCTAAATGAGTATAAGTTCCTGTTGAAATCTGTCGTTAGCTCGGGTATTGGTGAAAAAACGTATGCACCACGAATGGTGTTTTATGGCCGCGAAGCAAGTCCTACGTATGAAGATGGGATCTTGGAGATGGAAGAATTTTTCCATGATAGCATTGGCAATCTCTTCAAGAGGAACAAAATTTCCCCTGGTGAAATCGATGTCCTTGTGGTGAATATATCAATGTTAGCTTGTATGCCATCGATGGCAGCTCGAATAATCAATTACTACAAGTTGAGGGAAGACATCAAGGTGTACAACATCACCGGGATGGGGTGTAGTGCTAGCCTCATATCAATAAATATCATTGAAAGTATTTTCAAGAATGAGAAGAACAAGGTTGCACTTATGGTGACATCTGAGTCCTTGAGCCCAAATTGGTACTCGGGGAACGATAGATCTATGATTCTTTCCAATTGTTTGTTTAGGTCAGGGGGTTGCGCGGTTTTATTGACAAACAAAATGGCTTTGAAAAACAAGGCCATGTTCAAGTTGAAGCAGCTAGTTAGGACACACCATGGTGCAAAAGATGAAGCATATGATAGTTGTGTACAAAGGGAGGATGCTCAAGGTAACATAGGGTTCCACCTTGATAAAACACTACCAAAGGCCGCTACTCATGCACTAGTCGATAATTTGAAACAAATTGCACCCTTGATCCTTCCGGTGAGGGAGCTACTTCGATTTTCAATTACGTTATTTGTGAGAAAAATGAATTGGAGATCAACAAAAAGAGGACCTAAACCAGTGATCAATTTCAAAACAGGTGTGGATCATATTTGTCTACACACAGGAGGAAAAGCAGTGATTGATGGAGTTGGTGCAAATTTGAACCTAAGTGAGTATGATTTAGAGCCAGCAAGAATGACATTGCATAGATTTGGTAACACTTCAGCAAGTAGCCTTTGGTATGTGTTAGGGTACATGGAGGCCAAAAAAAGGCTTAAAAAAggtgataaaatgcttatgattAGCTTTGGAGCAGGATTTAAGTGTAATAGTTGTTTGTGGGAAGTGTTAAGAGATTTGGGAGATGGAAATGTGTGGAAAGATTGCATTGATAATTATCCACCAAATACTTTGGTGAATCCTTTCTTGGAGAAATTTGGGTGGCTGCATGATCATGAAGATCCAGACACCTTCAGTTTTCCAGATGATTATGTTATctcttga